TCAAGTGATGATAAAGCAGAGGCAAACTTTTGACGATATTGCaattaatgaaaaagataaaacaataaaagATCTAGAAGCCAAAGTTAGAGGGCTTGTCAAAACCGGAGAAAATGAACTCAAAAGGAGTAAAGAGGTCACGCAGATGAAGATGCAGCTCAAAAAGGAGTTTGAACAGCGAGAAAGAGGATTgcaaaatgaaattaaagaatatGAAAATACTGTTGCAAAACTACGACAAGAAATTAGTGATTATGAGAACTTAATCATTaataaagagaaaaatgagTGGTTTCATTTAGACGAAATTCGAGATTTAGAGAAAGAACTGAGAGAATTAATTAAAGAGCATGAGAAGGATAAGAAGGAAATGGTTGCTGAGTTTATAAATAAGGAGAATGCAATGAAGGAGCTGCTTGAATTAAAACTTAAAACGTTAGAAGAAAGATTTCACCAAGTGAAtcacaaagaaaatgagaaagaTAGCGATAAAGTAAGCACATTGTACGAGTGCAATGATAGAACTACAGAACTTGAATCCGAATTAGAAAAACTAGAGTATACTTATAAGATGAAGCAGCTATATAAAAATGGGGACTTTCAATCTTTAATTGAACTTATAAATAAAGGTAAATGCAGTTTTGAAATGAAAGTTCGTATTGATCAAGATAGAGAAgttacttttctttttgatgataaaaTAGTGGACGTTGAGCCCTTAGTGAAAGAAGTTTCGGTCAGAATCAAACTACACCAAATAATACAAATCATTAAGGGAAATATTGTGTTAGACGAAATTCATGAACTTTACCACGAAGAAATGATCAATCaattaaaaaaacattatAGTCTAAAGAAATGTTGTGATCAACAGCGAACTAAAATCTACGAATATCACTCTCTTGTTGAAACGATGAATGAGAGAGATTTAAAGGTCTGGAGGTGGGTGCATATGATTGAAGAGAGGGTAAAcaaaagtgaagaaataGCCAATAACATCAGGAATTTTTTAATAAGAACTGGGGCGGTACTGAAAAGCACAGAATTGCGTAGAATAGTGGGAGAACTTGATGATTGGATTCAATCAAATAGGGTGTTTGAGGAAGAATATAATAGTAGTTGTGAAGGTGAGGAGAGCCCTACAACTGCTCTTTGTGTTAAGAATGAAGCAGAGGCTGGGGTGTTAATCTATAATCGCTACTCTGATGAAAATGCTAGAGTATACAGAGAAGTGTCTattgattgattgattgattgattGGCTAGTAGGTTAGTTGATTATGTCTTAAGCTCTAATTATAAAATTTTAATTCTAATTATACCTATATAGGCTAAGTATACAAATGAATAATTGCATTGATTAGAAAAGAGCATCTAAAGTACAGCAAACACAGAGAGCAGCCAAACAAGCCATACAACAATCATTGTTGTCCTTTTGtggttgttgctgttgcaCATAAACtggttgtggttgttgttggtagtattgttgttgaggaggttgttgttggtagtattgttgttgaggaGGCTGCTGTTGATAATAGCCTTGGTTTGGGCCCTGGTTGTTGCCAAGGAAACCTTTTTCCTGGGCACCGTTGTTGCCGTAATAACCTTGGTTTTGAGGTGGTGGACCGTTTGGAGGTTGGTAAGACATATTTTGAGCTATGATGAGTTGGAGGAcaacagaaaaagaaatgacTGAAGACAACAATGTCGATGTTGCACAGGAAAAATATGGTTTATGAATGTATGTAAATAAATATAGCGACGTGTGTAAACgtgggaaaaaaaacaaaggcAGCATGAGCGATCGAGCGAGCGATCAATCTggtttaaaaaaaaaaaaaacaaaagattATGAATTGagcagttgaagaagagaatcTATTAAAAATACCCCTTGAACGTAAGTAAATACACACAGGACAGTGGATGCAGACGGGAGAGTGGACACGTCTGTCTCGGCAGGAGCTGCACGCATTGCACAGAGAGGCCAGGCCCgaaacagaaaacaaaacaaacacaGACAAGAATGtaaacaagaacaaatgCATAGATATAAACGACACAAACAGTGCTAGAAATAAAGTCAAAACAGATGCTATCAGGGAAGATTCTGATTCTGAAGATATAGATGACTTTTCCATGCACAACTTGCAGGGAATTAGGACGCTCCGGTGTAAACCGGAGCCTGACATGTTGAGTaactcatcatcatctgcGGCATCAACAGTTGTTC
The Pichia kudriavzevii chromosome 2, complete sequence DNA segment above includes these coding regions:
- a CDS encoding uncharacterized protein (PKUD0B05550) translates to MQTFELMNIPKCCKLSYFLKPEFFDDYLNYLVGISGSVFNSSSRSSNKTVNDQITNMRKPYLEIFLDLVSIEFNKHDIAKSLHDDNPDQEPVVGLLSATEIDTPIIGVELFNNFLTFLDIEIILSWYKGNSDDHDHFDFQLLNINKQATAIGLLNRKENKFPKADTSRHDEMYEIEEQNCTDIDKDLRTSEKKRIQGDVTIDRKIPSEIYELELHDLIDLVDQLYIFMSVLFCACILGKRGAWGITQLHYLQEESKKAIKKWGIIEAKYQFLDLSIETDLEELRTFVSLNLDSPIMGTSGWLNVSSNVPELKYRKELEDVKLKNQELNLLNLKVSHDFEQNESKMRGLYEHITKLSRELEEYSDREEEYKLLKKQIEISEIKCRNYERRYKEELDRLTKDSEKLSDTITQFQVMIKQRQTFDDIAINEKDKTIKDLEAKVRGLVKTGENELKRSKEVTQMKMQLKKEFEQRERGLQNEIKEYENTVAKLRQEISDYENLIINKEKNEWFHLDEIRDLEKELRELIKEHEKDKKEMVAEFINKENAMKELLELKLKTLEERFHQVNHKENEKDSDKVSTLYECNDRTTELESELEKLEYTYKMKQLYKNGDFQSLIELINKGKCSFEMKVRIDQDREVTFLFDDKIVDVEPLVKEVSVRIKLHQIIQIIKGNIVLDEIHELYHEEMINQLKKHYSLKKCCDQQRTKIYEYHSLVETMNERDLKVWRWVHMIEERVNKSEEIANNIRNFLIRTGAVLKSTELRRIVGELDDWIQSNRVFEEEYNSSCEGEESPTTALCVKNEAEAGVLIYNRYSDENARVYREVSID
- a CDS encoding uncharacterized protein (PKUD0B05555; similar to Saccharomyces cerevisiae YDL012C (YDL012C) and YBR016W (YBR016W); ancestral locus Anc_3.187) is translated as MLPLFFFPRLHTSLYLFTYIHKPYFSCATSTLLSSVISFSVVLQLIIAQNMSYQPPNGPPPQNQGYYGNNGAQEKGFLGNNQGPNQGYYQQQPPQQQYYQQQPPQQQYYQQQPQPVYVQQQQPQKDNNDCCMACLAALCVCCTLDALF